The DNA sequence CTTAATCTCGAGGCTACAGAGTTGAGGTTGGGGTTGCCTGGAAGCGATGAGCCTGAGAAACGTTCTGCTGTTAGAAGCAACAAGAGATCTTCACCAGAAGCAAGTGAAGAAGAGTGCATAAGCAAGGGCAACATGAATTCTTCTGATGGTTCTGATATCACAAGTGATGACCAAGACAACGTTGTGCCACCTGCAAAGTaagtgtgatatatatatatatatacacatatccTTTTAATTTTCCAAAATGGTGccagagataaaagaaaaaaacatagatATAATAGATGATATAATCcaacgaaaataaaaaagataaagaaaagagaTACGTGTTAATTACATGTTTAGAAATATGCATGAGTTTgatatgaattatgattaaactttacaacaatgaataatgaaaatattggcATGTATATGTAGGGCACAAGTAGTGGGATGGCCACCGGTTCGATCATATAGGAAGAATAGTCtacaacaaaagaaagaagaacAGGCTGAAGGGGCTGGGATGTACGTGAAAGTTAGCATGGAAGGTGCACCTTACTTGAGGAAGATAGATCTAAAGGTTTACAAGAGCTACCCAGAACTCCTCAAGGCCTTGGAAAACATGTTCAAGTGCACATTTGGTAAGAACCTAGAACAAGTTTAagatgatcttttttttttggcttgttACGATTTGGCATATATGTGTGTATGTTGAAAAGAAGAATAAAGTTGTAAATGCTTGTGATCCAGGTCAATATTCGGAAAGGGAAGGGTATAATGGATCTGAATATGCTCCAACTTATGAAGACAAGGATGGGGATTGGATGCTGGTTGGAGATGTTCCATGGAAGTAAGTTTCTTCTCCTAAATCTGTTCTTTGAATTAACTAGTAGtaattatttgttgttattttaataTCCATCTTAAAAGGTTATGTTTTTGCTAAGCTTATGTTAAATATTGCAGCATGTTTGTGTCATCCTGCAAGAGGCTGAGAATTATGAAAGGATCAGAAGCAAAGGGGTTGGGTTGTTTTTGACCCAAAAACCAAAGCAGGACCATCATGCATACCCATATCCAAAACATGGAGCAAAGCAATTTACCGTGACGTCATCCATCGGAATTTCTTCTGTTTGGAACATGcaagctagctagctagctagcacTTGGCCTCTGTGAATGGTCATATAAATTAGCTTATTGAAAAGAGAGATGCACATACacggttttatttttcctttatttgtttatttcaaaaGCTAGGTGACTTTTTAGACCTGCTTAAAACACTATTCCAAATTCTCAAAGCCTAAACCAGAATTGAAAACTGTAATGAAATGAGAAGAGATCGAATAaaagcaaaggaaaaaaaaacactattctCATGTGTCTGGTTAcgtacaaaatatatatacaaaggGATCAAGAAGTAGGAACTTCAattctttgtttctttcttacttctcttctttttcatttgatttgatCTAATCTATTTTTCTACTTGATTTTAAGTGTTGATTACGGCATATTTTATTTGATGCATGTTTCGTAATTTTGATGCCAATTATTCTGTTTCAGGATGATCTTTGATTACCCActtaaacaattaataatagATCAAATAGGGTAAGGCCACCCGTTTTTGAACAAGGGTCGTCTCGTAAGAATATGACAATTCTGAATTTAATTCCTATAAAGTCAAAGAAGGTATGAAGAGAAAAAGTACAAACAACTGTAATAACTCTcgatttaagttaaaataagttggaaacttaattaattcattttaaatataagcaAAGGAAGTATAAATACATCCCTTTTTTTTCCGCTTTACGCACTATATTTTAGAAGAACTAAATAGTAACTCATGCTCTGTTCGCGTATAATATTAGTTTAAAGTCCTCGTAAATTTTCAACcaaattataaattcatatttcAGGATTTTATGTTCTGTAAGATTTGGAATTTCTTCCAATTCAGCTACAGAAAGTGTATccatattttaaagaattttgagGATGAATAATAAAGTTAGTGTTCTATATTAAACAACTGATTATGGATCCATATATAGGTTTAATGCATAAAAAAGTACTCCGAGCCAGCATCCAATCAGAGGGTTCAATGGAGTATTAGCATATTTCTACAAAATCACGGAATCACGGATAAGAGATAGACTCATAAATTGAAGCATTTTAATACactgtaaaaataaatatcatgtaCTAACAGAAGAAAATCTTAGTGGTGTGAGCATGTAGTACTTTGTTTCACAGAAGTTTTACCATTGCAGTATTATATTAGTATGAAAATTGTGAATTTGTAGTAGAATACATCATATATTAATATACTGTGATGTTTTAATAATGTATATCAAATTCTTGTTCCAATAGAATTGTCTGTTATAATTTGTAAGGGAGATAACAGATCAATTTCCCGACTGTGAGATTTTATAAAGattattgaaaaagataaagacaGCAAATGTAGGCATCAATCATTTTTACTCTGAAAATTTTATTCGacatgagaagaaaaaatgtgATCAAGTGAAAGACTccactgttttttattttagtatgcactagtattttttaattctcttcCAACGTGTGGATCGGAATACATATATGACATAATAagtgtttaaataaattttaagtctttacaatttaatatttttttaattttcgtcctgtaaaattattattttatttttaattattataaattattgtattttgaatgattaaaaaatattatttaaaatactataagaatgaaaaataaaataatcataaattataaggactaaaaaaataatttaaaaaaaacaaaaaaaaatattaaattataagaactataaacatatttaaactcatagtaaatcacaaatttcatccttaaattaattaatattatctctACTAAATACTTCCTATTTtcgaaaataagaaaaacaaatataaataatctaccaaatattataaactattaGTGCccaaatagtaaaaaatatattttaagttggtctctaaaaattaatcaaatatattatcGACTTAAAACCAAACTAATAATTATTCAATATcacgaaaaaatatttatatagcaTTATTATTTAGAAATTACTTACAATAGAGAATAATACCAAGAAAGCAAATTAATGTGGTTTATTCCAAATTTCCAATATAACACAACTGTCATCAAATATGGTGACAGTTTTCTCTCATACTTGTTTCTAGAAGATACTTAATAACTAAGATCTTACTAGCCCTCCGGGCCGGGATCTGGCTGTTGCTATTAACAATAATTCATTTGATGAAGTTGTTCAGttaaaacatctttttttttcttactagtACTTATAATTTCAACCTAATTAAGATGAACTAAGATCTGCGTGAATTTACAATACTGTTAGAACTCTTAGAAGTTATATTAGTGCACGTGATGAAGTGGTAAATATATGCAAAAGTTGGGCAAACAAAGAAAGCAggtttaattttctaaaaagacATGATCATATATAGAGTTTGGGTGTGCATGTGCACTGTGAGATCAAATTATTGCTGAAAAGATGATTGAGTTCAAAACTCACTCAGTGTTGTGGTGGGGCAGTGTCCATACCTGTGGCATTGCAATATTAACAGGAGCATAGGATCTTTCGTAGTTGGCAGTCATGGTTACGTCATTTACTCATAAAAAGTAAAGAAGATACACTATACAGGAATCCTTATCCGATAAACTTGCTTTAATTGCTAGCTTGTGTGGTGCCATAGGATTCTGCCATTTTCGCCAGTTCCATGACGTAGACGCTTGATTTAATTAACTTGATCAATTAGCTAGCATCTTTTCCTCCAAGAATCTTATTCATTTATGCAGCAAGTTGGTGTGTGTGTCACTGTCTACGAATTGAGAGTTTGGCCAGCCTAACTATCACCGACAATTACCTTCACAATTCCATTACTGTTATATATCAGCTCCATTAGCCAACAAATTTTGCAGTAGCAATTAGTCAAATCTTCTCTTTGATATGCGTCTTAATTAGTTTCTTCTGCTTTATAATAAAGTAGAAAGGATTTTGtagtaatttgtattttaactcaatcttataaaactaatttttaaaagaggATTACTTTTACTTATGTAAGATTTCAACCTGTCTCATTTTCTTTGTAACTACCCGTCATTTTGGGCTTTGAACAAGTTTCAACAAGTAATAATTACAACAGAAATGCTAATTTGTACGAAACTGTTTTTGTGACATTGGCACAAACTGTGGTCTGTGACAGCAATAGATTAACACACTGctgagttatttttattttttcccccaACATAATAACATATATTCATGTGACACATGCTAATTAAGCAGATgcataaatatgattaattttgtattataagTTATTACGATCGAGTAAGTGAATAAGAttgtacaaaattatttatttgtactAGTGATTGAACAAGTCTTTTTTTAAGGATTGAATAAGTCTTTTAAACAAAAAGTATAAGTTACTTGTTGAaacaattttactaaaatataaggagacttcatatatatatatatatatatatatatatatagggtaaATATTTAGGTGATTAATggtaaaagttgaaaaattgaaaaacatagCAGTCAACCATCATTATATTCCATAACCCATGATAAATTGCATAAATTTAACGAAGTCATAAGTCCTACTCatcattcaaaaatatttttaataatttattgaaattgtaAACAATGTATACTTCTTCATGACcacttagttaaaaaaaatgccagaagtaaaaatgaaataagtttttttttcataagctCAAGTTAACTtatgaataaattataaacCAACTTTTAGGGAAGTTAATATATCaatttctataaattaatttatacataatctAATTTCAGCTTTtagacttttttattttctataagtatttatggaaaaaaaattccaaatagACTTAATATTATTGACATGTCAAATAATTTGGtaggaatatatttttaaaaataaagttgtaaaatagtattaaaaatgataaattataattttagtcacCCTTTAATTCTTGATTAACGGTTTTGGTCCTCCTATTTTTATTCTAGCAATTTTAGTctccaaattttaaaaattataattttggtctaatttttaattttgcatacatagatcatttaatttaatttttgattaaTGATGTGTCAATATTGTAATGagatgaaaattaatatttaataaataaaaaataatttaattgattaaaatgtaaatatatgtAAAGTTGaagattgaattaaaattacagattttttaaaatctgaaaACTAAAATTGCAGGAAAAAAACCAGACCAAAATCacagaaattaaaaggagaCTAATATTGCAATTTagcctattaatttttttttataggatctGTTGAATTTGAACAATGAAGCGGTTTCTAGCAACTTGTTAGGTTGATTATGCACATGAAGTAGTATGAACCAATTTAAAATACCAAACAAATCACAATGAAAAAGGACAATTAGGGTTGAAAATTGAAGAAGTTAAACACTGATAGTAGAAGAAAGAAGCAAGTTGCAAGAGGAAATTGACGGAGAAATGGCCAACAATATTATCGCAAAGCAGAAGCACGGTGGGAAAATAACTGGGAAAGGAATCACAACTGCGGTTACAAGAGGTAGAACCGTAGAAGGAAAAACTAAGATGAACAGAAAGTGTGTTCCGAAAATTAAgattacttttaaatatatattatacggAAAAGCTGGCTACTACACAGCTTGTGCAAAGTTGAGGTTCCTTTTAGGAAAAAGTTGAGCAAAATTGAATCAATGATGTGTTTGAGTTTTTAAAATTGTGAAGGATACAAGAGAAGCACAGCTTGTGCAAAGTTGAGGAAAAGGCCTACACGCTTCTAGCATGTTTAGTTAGGTGTCTGAAAACAGAATTGACAATGAACTAAACCAACACAGATAAAAAGTTATACAATCAAGTCCTTATACTTATCTTTGAACTTAGTTCATAAACCAATGAAGTTAAACATAAactgaatattttatttttatttttgttgaatctatatcattaattttctaacaaaattatacttattattaaaattataaagagtACTAAATCTAAATACTAACTATTATTAATACATACAATTCgagctaaaaaaaattgaactgaaCTGTTCACAACCTTAAATCAAACCAAATTTGAACTTGAAAAATGGTTCCTATCAaacattcaaatttcaagataaATCAATTCTTATTAAATGAGTTGTGAGTCATTTGTTgaatattgttaatttatttaaacagtCAAGTTATTATCGAAACTTAGAAGAACAACAAGACTAAAATGTTGACCTTGTCATGGCTCATTTAGACTGAATAGTTTTTAGTGTTGTATCGGTTCCAGTAAATGCACAACAACAGGAATAGAGAATGCTGAATGCAACACAATCACTTGATCACTAACTAACTATAGCTCAAGAGCAAACTTAACCATTATCAGTACTGCCATgtatagaatttaaaattacgGGCAAAATGCAAACTGTACAAAGAAGTTTCACAGTTGAAATTGAATATTACATGGGCGAGATTTGGCATAAGTGATTAGAAAGACACGATTTCATCTGCAGCTACCATACCTACAGGCATCCTAGCATTTTGGCCAGCAAAAGACCCCATTCTTGAGTCTAGTATTTCCAGTTGAGACTTGACCCATGGCGGACTGTATCTGCCTTCTATCCACAGAGCTTCCCCTGTATCTTTGTGTTTGAAATCAGGAGCTTTTGGATTCCTCTGTAAATTTTCCATATTTGAAGATATAAGGAATGAGAAAATTCACACAAGGGCTTTAAAAGAACATGGAGGATGTAACTTGAGTGGAAAATCTCATTCGTCAGTCATCATGAATTGGGCTAGACATGGCTATACAAAAAGCCAGAGGATAGTTCTCTGTTTTAATTCAAGGAAAGAAACTTAAGGTAACAATAACATGAATGAATATGAAGTAATTATCACATTATGTTATTTGAATAATTGAATTATTACTCAGACATTGATCAACATCCATTAACATAAATTGTTGGCTGAATATAATGCAAGCTGCATTGTCTTGGGATTGTTCCCTTCACATTGGGCTATATGTTTCATGCAGGCGAAGACAAAtggcaaacaaaccaatgggtACAGTTAAATTGTGTCATAGTCATGTTAATAACGCATGTACTTTGTACTGATAATGTAAAAGACTTTTATACTCTCATCTAGTTTCAAATTaccatatatgataagtttattgactTTGACCATAACAACCTTAAAAGTTATACCTACCAATTTTACTCTTAGGATAAAAGACTTTTCTTGGTTCTCAGAAAAGTGAAATTTGGAGGGTCAATGATGTTGGCTTAACTGGTAGATGATTGAACAGCAATGACTAAAGTCATTTATAAGTACCACTATAAGACCTTGCCAAGGCACATGACATGCCCTAACCATGGAATGGGGCAGCATACCCTTTCCTAAacttttgtgaataaaaaatttaatggggGAAATCATTGAAAGGCAAGTTGAAATGGTATCATATTGATCTAAAAGAGAGAAGTAACTCcataaacaaaacagaaaattagCAATAATCAATAGGCACACAATACTTGAAACCAAAGTTCTAAATTATGGTTGCAAT is a window from the Glycine max cultivar Williams 82 chromosome 2, Glycine_max_v4.0, whole genome shotgun sequence genome containing:
- the LOC100780752 gene encoding auxin-induced protein 22D-like (The RefSeq protein has 1 substitution compared to this genomic sequence), which translates into the protein MENSLGKYGKELNLEATELRLGLPGSDEPEKRSAVRSNKRSSPEASEEECISKGNMNSSDGSDITSDDQDNVVPPAKAQVVGWPPVRSYRKNSLQQKKEEQAEGAGMYVKVSMEGAPYLRKIDLKVYKSYPELLKALENMFKCTFGQYSEREGYNGSEYAPTYEDKDGDWMLVGDVPWNMFVSSCKRLRIMKGSGAKGLGCF